GCTGCAGTGCCGAGCTGGCAGCAGCCAAAGCCACTCGTCGGCTCCGATGATGGCTTCATCGTCAGCAGCGGCTGCTCCGTTCCGGTTCCTACCCCccctcgccaccaccgcctcctgcACCCTCCTCTCCAACTCCTCCCGAACCCCAACGACAAGGAGACGGCTACTCCTCTCCACCACCATTGCCGCCGCCATGGCAACTTCTTCACCGAGCGACGGCTCGGCCTCTTCTTCCTGCAAGGTCGTGGACTCCCACCTCCACGTCTGGGCCTCGCCACAGCAGGTGAGAAAGCGGGCGACGCGCGCAAGCCAGTTTCGGCCTCCAGAACGGGGTGTTGGGTAATTCTTCGCGGTGGTTGTGACCTGTGACTCTGTCCGCGCGCAGGCCAATGAGGGGTACTCGTACTTCCCCGGCCAGGAGCCCACACTCCGGGGCGACGCTGACTTCTTGCTCGAGGTAAGTTAAGAGGaatttaggcctggtttggttcacgctgtttatttttaagcacccgtctcatcgatgtttagatactaattagaagtattaaacgtagactatttacaaaacccactacataaggggaggctaaacggcgagacgaatctattaagcctaattagtccataatttgacaatgtgttgctacagtaaatatttgttaatgatggattaattaagcttaattaggcttaatagattcgtctcgccgtttagcctccacttatgtaataggttttgtaaatagtctatgtttaatactcctaattagtatctaaacattcgatgtgacacgtgctaaaaataagcaaacggaaccaaacagccccttagaAATGCCGCATCTCATGTGCCCTTGCAGTTGCAGTTACCTTGACCGTTGTAGCCTATAATTTGTTTCAGAACCTACGATTTGGGGATGAATTGTGCCCGTACTAGTGATAGATTAGTGGGTAAACATCTATTGTGCATCGTGTCCATGTGAAATTCTACAGAATTGGCACCAGGAAACTGTGCCAAAAAATGAAGCTATTCCTTAAATTCTCAGCATACATGGAAAAAAATCAGCTGGTGGGTTCTTTGTTTAGTCTATGTTTCTGAACATGTGGTGGCCTATCGACCTAATTGCAGTCTTAACGGTATTTCCTCCTCTATCCCGTTGTTATATCAGTTGAATCAAATGATTCAAGATTGCTCTTGAAAATGTAAGTTTGAGTCTGCATTTTGTGTTATTTGGTCTAACTAACCCACTATTACTTGTCCTTTAGGCTAGCTTGTTGAGACACATAATACATGATGCGTGTGGAAGTGCTGATTAGTGAACTGGTTTGAAAATTTTCCTCTTTATGTAGTGCATGGATGAAGCTGGAGTGGATGGGGCTCTCATTGTCCAACCTGTTAATCATATGTTTGATCATTCGTTGGTAACTAGGTAATTAAGCCTTTTCTTGAGTCTACCTATTCCAACCTGAAACCACCTGAATTAGTCATATCAGTAAGACCATGGTATTTCATTTTTTCTGTAGTGTGTTGAAGAAATACCCATCCAAATTCATTGGTTGCTGCCTTGCGAATCCTGCAGATGATGGTAGTGGGATTAAACAGCTCGAACATCTGATTGTACAAGTAAACCTCTTGGAACTTTCTTGAACGCAAAAGGAATTATTTAATCTAGCATTTTCTAATATACTACCCCTTCGTTCTCACCAGGAAAAATATCGTGCTGTCCGGTTCAACCCAAACTTATGGCCATCAGGTCAAAAG
This portion of the Setaria viridis chromosome 7, Setaria_viridis_v4.0, whole genome shotgun sequence genome encodes:
- the LOC117862417 gene encoding uncharacterized protein, encoding MMASSSAAAAPFRFLPPLATTASCTLLSNSSRTPTTRRRLLLSTTIAAAMATSSPSDGSASSSCKVVDSHLHVWASPQQANEGYSYFPGQEPTLRGDADFLLECMDEAGVDGALIVQPVNHMFDHSLVTSVLKKYPSKFIGCCLANPADDGSGIKQLEHLIVQEKYRAVRFNPNLWPSGQKMTNEVGRSLFAKAGELGAPVGILVMKGIGLYIQEIEELCRDYPETTVILDHMAFCKPPTNDEEEKAFSSFLNLSRFPQVYVKYSALFRISREAYPYEDTAQLLSHVISIYGAKRIMWGSDFPYVVPECGYKGAKDAVSHVAGKVSVSPSDLEWILGKTVSQLFQGAWVAP